Below is a genomic region from Chloroflexota bacterium.
TAGTCCGGTTCAGCGTACACGACACGCGGGTCGCGGTTCAGAATCTCGACAGCGTCCAACACGTTGACACTCGGACGTAGCGTGAGAAGGTAGACGCTGTGGAGGGCCGCATAGGCAGATGCTGGTAGCTTCTGCAATGCGTCACCTGAAGGTGCGAAGTCGGGAAAGACACGCTGGACCGAGATTGCGTCAACTTGCCGCAGGACCGCGGAGAGTTCTGCGTCATTCGCCTGCACCTTTCCGCTCGATGCCTGCAGCTCAACTCCAGGGCGGAACTTGACCAGCATTTGTCCTGGCACAAAGCGGGTGCGGTCGGTTTCAGCAATGCTGTTTACTGGTAACTGTTGCTCTGATGTGCCGGGTACCATGTTGGGCGCAGCAATCTCGCTAGCTGACGCTGGATCTTGTGTCTGTGTATTCAACAGCACGAAACTGAACAGAAGTAGACCTGTTGCCAGCAGCAAACTGAGAATGGTTGTTCTGTGTCTCATATGCTATGCTCCATGCCACGTGCGTAACGCCAGCAGATTTCGCACTCGTCCGGAAATGCCCGTGCTGGTTCAACAAGAATGCTCTGCCGCCCTTATAGCATATTCCTCTCCTCCTGTCAAGCGCATTTGCCGGTTAACATAAGAATCCTCACACCCAATTTGACACCGCACCAAACTTGTGCTATGCTCTCCTCGTAACTGAATACCTTGGCGCGGGGACAACATGGGTTTCCCCGCAACCTGTGACGGCAAGGACAGGAGTCCAGGCGGCTCCTTGACCTCTGCCGTTTTTGTTTGCCCTCAAACTGGATCGGGAGGATGGGATGAAAGTCCGCAAAGGCGCGCTGCCACTGGTTGGAATCGGAGTCCTGGGATTGATCACCTTCGCTGTCGTGTTGGCTTTTCTGTCCGGCATTTCTCGCACCGCCGACGTCGTCGTCGCAGGCCGAGGCCTCCCTGCAGGGGCGCGCCTGACTGCGGAAGACGTGGCCCTCAAGCGCATCCATGCCTCCGCCGTCCTGGAGGATGCCCTCACGGACCCTGCCGACGCCGTGGGGCAGGTGCTCTCTGCGCCGCGCCTCCCGGGCGAGCAGATCACGCGCTCGGTGGTAGGAGACCGGGCGATCTCTGGCATCGCTGCGACGCTGCCTCCCGATTGGCGGGCTGTTGCGGTACGGGTGGATCAGGCAACGGGCCTGGCGGGCATCCTGCGGGCAGGCGACCGGGTGGAGGCGGTGGCAGTGGTGGACAGCCAGACGCTGGGATATGCCTCAACCGACGGCCCCGGCACGCTGTCTCGCATCGTCCTGCACGACCTGCAAGTGGTGCTGGTGCCGCAATCGTTCCGGTACGAGGAGGCCCAGGTGGAACCATCTGGCTCCATGGCGCTGGCTCCTGTCCGCACCGCGACGTCGGCCCAGGCCTCGTCGGTGATCGTGCTGGCCGCTCCGGTCACGCCGACCGTCATCGCGCTCCTGCCCGTGGATTCGCCCAAGGGCAAGGCACAGGGCGGGACCCAACCGGTTACCCCAACGCTCTCGGCGAGCCCTGTGGAACTCCTGGCGCTGCTGAATGCCAAGGGCACGATTCACCTCGCCCTTCAGCCGGTGGAGCGGGAGATCGTCCCCACAGACGGCGTTGCCTGGAACGACCTCGTCCGGGACCTGGCTATCCCCGCGGAGGGCGGACGATGAGCGAAGAGCCGGTGCGGCTTCTCCTGTCCGAACGCGATCCCCGCGCCCTGGGAGCCCTGGTCGTGGCTGCTGGGGCGGAACCGGCGCGTTGCGCGGTGGTGTCCATTGNNNNNNNNNNTGCGCCGACGGGGGATGTGCTGCGTCAGAACCTTGTGGATGTCCAGCCGGAGGTTGCGATTGTGGATGCCGAACTCGTGGGCGATGTGGGCGAGCGCGAGTTTCTCACCCTGCTTGGAACCCTGAAGAAGACGGCGGCCATTGTTCTGCTGCCTGTGCAGTGGCAACAGATGGCGGCGCGGCTGCAAGCCCACGATCGGGTGTGGGACGTTGCGGTCAAGCCGGTCTCTCCAGCGCGCGTGGTGGAGCGGGCGATTGAGATCGGCCTGGCCGAGCGGGAACGGCGGCGGGAACTGGAGCCCGGGGCGGCGTATCTGGAGGGGCTACCGCACCGTGGCCCTACGGTGGCCGGGCAGAAGGTGATTGCGGTCGGCGGGTTCAAGGGGGGCCCGGGCAAGACGACCATCGCCGTGAACCTGTGGTATCAACTGTGCCGCACGGTGGGGCCGTCGCTGCTGATGGGATTTGATACCCCTGACGACCTGCGGGTGCAACTGGGGCGGGAGCCGCGGCCCAACATGCTCACGTTCTTTCGGCGGCCTGGGGCAGAGGGGTTCGCCCACTCGTTGCAGCAGCACAACGGGTTTGATGTCCTTCTGGCGCCGGATGATGCGGTGGAGGCGGCCAAGGTTACGCCGGAGATGATCCGCGAACTGATTTTGACCGCCCGGGACCGCGACTATCCTGCCATCCTCATGGACGTCCCTCCGACTTTCTCGGATGCCGCCATTGAACCGCTGCTCCGGTGCAACCTGCTCCTGCTGGTGGTAGAGCCCGACTACGCCAACCTGAGCAAGGCGATAGAGGGACTGAGGTTGGTTACCGGGGCCTTTGACGAGCGCAACCGCATCTCGCGGGACAAAGTTCGCTTGGTGGTGAACAAGATGACGCCTGTAGCGCGGTTGTCGGTGCGGGACATGGAGGGGGTGTTTCGGCGAGGGTTGGACGGCTGGTGTCCGCCGGTGGTTGGGGTGGTGCCGTACGATGAATGGGTGCGGGAGGAGCAGGTGGACTACCGGCTGCCGATTGTGCGCGGTGGGCCGTTTGCCGAGGGGATTGCGCGGCTAGCCCAGGCGCTAATCCCGCTGCCCGAACGCGGCAAGGCAGGCCGTCGGCGCGCGTGGCGCCTGCCGCGCATCCAGGTGGGATGACAGCGAAATGGGGAGATGGCATGAGTAATCGTGCGTTGTTGAACCGCGTGCGTGCCGAGCGGGTGGCCGTGCCCGCGCTGTCTGGGCAGGCGCAGGACGAGTTGACGGAGGCCGTTCGCGTGGCCGTTACCGGCGAGTTCCTGCCCGAGGAGATCTTGGCCCCAGACGAGGCCACACGGGGGCGCATTCGGGAGCGGATACGGTTTCACGTGAGCGAGGGGGCGGAGCAGGCGGGGCTGGGCCTGAGCGCGGCACAGGAGAACGCCGTGGCCCTCCAGGTGGAACGCGTGCTGTTGGGGTGGGGATTCTTGGAGGAGTTCCTACCACCGGCGCGGGACGACCTCACCGAGATCGCGCTGTGTCCGGACGGGGTATTGTACCTGAAGGTCAAGGGGGACGCACGATTCCGTCGCGTGGAGGGGTTTGATCCCCCATCTCCTGGGGAAGTGCGGCGGGTGATCCAGGCGATACTCGGGCCGCTTGGCCGGCGAGCGACAGAGGCCGAGCCGATCGTGTCGGCGCGGCTGCCGCGGACAGAACGGATGCCTGCGGGGGCGCGGGTGCATGTGGTGCTGCCGCCGATTGTGAACGGGCGGGGGTACCCTGCGCTGAACGTGCGGCTGTTTGAGGAGTCGCCGATCACGCCCGAGCGATTGCTGTCGTGGGGGGCGCTGAACGAGGAGATGATGGGTTTCCTGCGCCAGGTCATCGGGGCGCGCTGCAGCGTTCTGATCGCCGGCGGCACGGGGACGGGGAAGACGACGCTGTTGAACATGGTGTCGGAATTCATCCCGCGGGATGACCGAGTGGTGAGCATTGAGGACACCCAGGAGTTGCGGCTGAACGTGCCGCATTGGGTCGCGATGGAGACGCGGGCGCCGTCCATAGAGGGGAAGTATGGGGTCGGGGCGCTAGATCTGGTGAACGCCGCGCTGCGGATGACGCCGGATTGGATCATCGTGGGGGAAGTGCGGGCTGGGGATGTGGCGGCCGGGTTGCTGCAGACGCAGATATCGGGCCACGCGGGGTTGTCCACGATCCACGCCCGCTCACCATGGGAGGCGGTGCAGACGTTGATTCTGCGGTGCCTGCAGAGCGGACAGTTTCCGAAGGTAGAAGCGATCAAGGTGCTGATTGCGCTGGCAGTGGACGTGATGGTGCAGTTGGAGTGGGATGCGACGGGCGTCCGCCGTGTGAGCCGCATCGCGCAGGTGGAGCGAGATCTCAAGGGTGGGGACGTGCGGCTGACCGATCTGTTCCGGTGGAATCCGCACGCAGGGGAGCCGACCTGGGAGCGTATCGGCGAGTATACGAGGGGGTAGGGATGCCTTCACCGTTGCCTGCTGCGATTCTGATCACACTCACAACTCTGGTGGCGCTGTACACCTTGCTCCTGCGCCCTGGCGTCGTGCGTTTGCAACGGGTGCGGCAGTGGGAGCAGATCTCGGGACAGGTCCGTGAGGGGGACATTGCGCCCAGCAAGGCTTTGGAGGAACGGCTCCAGGCTGCCGGGTGGAACCTGTCCGGCGGGGAGTTTCTGGTGTTGATGACCAGCCTGGGTATGGGGGTGTTCGTGGTGGCGTTGGGTATGGGCGTTCCGTGGCTGGTCGCAGCGGCTCTGGGGTGTTGGGCGGCGACGCTTCCTCGGAGTCGGCTGGCAGCGCGCGAGCGCGCCCGGTGGCTTGCGGTGGACAGGGAACTGCCGGGGGCGCTGTCGCTGTTGGTTGGCAACCTGCGCGTGCAACCCGACCTGGCGGAGGCGCTGCGGTTGACGGCAGCGACGCTCCAGGCTGGCGGGCAGCCCCACTTGGCAGGGGAGTTCCTGCGCACCGCAGCCGAGATGCGGGCGCTTGGCGCGGAGGCTGCCCTGCGATCTCTGGAGGGTCGCTCGCCATCGCCATCGCTGGGCCTGGTGGCCGGCGCGTTGCGGCTGTACGTCCAGGTGGGCGGGGACTTCATTCCGGTGCTGGAGAAGAAGGGGGGCACGATTCGCGACCTGATTGCGACTCGGGAAGAGGCGCGGACATCGGCAGCAGATGCGTTGCTGGCGGGCAAGGCGATCCCTGTGCTCCTTGTGATGGTTACCATGGGACTCCTTCGCGACCCCACGTTCGGCACCTTCTACCGTTCTCTGCTCGGGCAGTTCGTTCTGTTGCTCTGTGGGGCGGCGATGGTGTTGGGGTATGGGGCGATGAAGTCCATGGTGGAGGAGGTAGCGTAGATGGCGATCTTGGCCGCGTTCCTGGTGGCAGCATTCCTTGTGGCAGTCCTGTACGAGATGCTCCCGGTCGCCGCGTCGGTGCGTGTGGAGCAGTATGAGACAGTGGCGGGGCTGCGGCAATTGGCGCAGGGGGGACTTCCGTTCTGGCGGATGGTGCTTGTCCCCTTTGCCCGCTTGGGGAGACACCTGCCCAGCAGCCTGGCGGTGGACGCAAGGAGGCAGTTGTACTGGGCGCACCGGGTCGGAGCCTGGTTGGGTTGGGATGAAGCCAGCTTTGTGGGGCTGCGCCTGGCGGGGGCGGTGGTAGGGTTCTTGTTCACGGCGTCGCGGCCGATCGGGATCACGGTGGCCGGCACATTTCTCGGCTGGTGGTTGCCAGGGATGATGCTGGCGGGCCGGGCGCGGCGAGTGGAGCGGGCCTTTCGCCGGGAACTTCCGGACATTGCTCTTTGGCTGTCCATGCTGGTAGTGGCAGGGCTGTCGGTGGAGCAGGCGCTGGAGCGGATTGCAGCGCAGCAGGGATTGGTGGCCGGGTGGTTGGCGGAGGGTTTGGCGCAGGCACGTGGGCAGCGGCGGATGGAGGTGCTGTTGCGACGCGCGGAAGAGACGGGGCTGGTGGAACTGGTGGCCTTCATGGCCCAGTTGGGGGAGATGGAAAGGGTGGGAACGGGTGTGGAGAACCTGCTGGACGGCCTGGCGCGGGATTTGTCCACGGCGTATCGCGCGGAGGCGCTGCGGCGGGCGAAAGTGGTGGGGTCGGAGTTGATCTTGCCGATCCTGGCCTTCTACCTGATGCCATATCTGGTGACCCTCGCGGCGCCAATGGTGGCGTCCATGTTGAGTCTGTTTCAATGAAAGCACAACACAAGGAGGAAACTCATGAGAAAGACTGTATCCGTACTGATCTTGGTCGCAGCCATACTGATGGGAAGCGTCGTCCCCGCCGGGGCGCAGGCGCCCATGTGGGTCGTGTCAGGCCGCGTGTTTCTGGACGGGAATCACAATGGAGTGTGGGATGCAGGGGAAGGGCCTGTGGATGCGGATGGCCCGGTTGTGGTCATCGCGGGTCGGTATCGCGCGGAGGTCTCGGCGGACGGCACGTATCAGTTGAGCGTGCCTAGGGGAACGTATCGCGTTCGCGTGTCCGTAGTTGGGCGAGGCCGACTGGTCGCCACGACCGCGCCGTTTGTGGTGGTGTCGATGCCACCGGACCGACGGGGGGTCAACTTCGGGTTCGCGAGCGAGGGTTCGGGGAAGTTGGTAGTGCGCATGCTGCCAAAGGTGGCACGGCCGAAGGTGGAAGTGCCGCGCGAGCCCGGGCCGGCGAGGCCCTAGGGTGTAGGGAGGGTACCGGACTCCCGGGAGGATGGAGTCCGGTACCGGAAACTTTCGGAGGATGTGATGGGCTCGGGATTGTGGAAGGCGCTTGCATGGGGACTGGCTGCGATGCTGGCTTGGCAGGCCGCGTCTGTAGGTGGGTCATATCCAAGCGACGTGTCGGTGGCGACGGAAGGGGTTGTGAACAACGCCACGGATTGCACCGTGCTGTTCTACTTCTGGGACGTGGTAGCGGGGGATTGGGCGGGGTCCAAGGCCGCGGGCCCATGGGAGAGCACATCACTGGACGGCATCCCTGTGCAGCAAGACAAAGACGGATACTGGCGGGTGGACGTGTACCGTTGCGCGCCGACCCGGGCGATACAGGCGCGGGTGGGGAGTCTGTGGGTGGAATCCAACGGGATGAACGTGGCGATCACGAACCGGGCGTGCTGCAGTGGGGCGACGAGCACGCCATCGCCCACGGAGACGCCGCAGCCCACTCCGACAGCCACGGCGACGCGCACGGCCACTCCGACAGCCACGGCGACTCCGAGCGCCACCCCGACTGAGACGACGACGCCCACGCCGACGCATACAGCGACGGCAACCCGCACGGCCATTCCTACAGCCACGGCGACGCGCACGGCCACTCGGATCAACACGGCGATTCCGAGCGCCACACCGACCGAGACGCCGACGCATACGCCAACGGCGACGGCAACCCGCACGGCCACTCCGATAGCCACGGTTACTCGGAGCGCAACCCCTACGGAGACGGCGACGCCTACGCCAACGCCTACGCCAACGGCGACGGCAACCCGCACGGCCACTCCGACAGCCACGGCGACGCGCACGGCTACTCGGACCAACACGGCGACCCTGAGTGCCACACCGACCGGTACGCCGCCCCCCACGCCAACGCATACGCCGACAGCGACGCGCACGGCCACTCGGACCAACACGGCGACCCTGAGTGCCACACCGACCGGTACGCCGCCGACCACGCCAACGCATACGCCGACAGCGACGCGCACGCCCACTCGGACCAGCACGGCCACTCCGAGCGCCACACCGACCGAGACGCCGCTGCCCACTCGGACGAACACGGCCACTGCGAGCGCCACTCCGACCGAGACGACGACGCCTACGCCAACGCATACGCCGACGGCGACGCGCACGGCCACTCGGGCCAACACAGCGACTCCAAGCGCCACACGGACCGGTACGCCGACGCCCACGCCGACGCATACGCCGACAGCACCCGACACGGCCACTCCGACAGCCACGGCGACGCGCACGGCTACTCGGACCAACACGGCGACTCCGAGCGCCACCCCGACCGAGACGCCGACGCCCACGCCGACGACGACGAATGAGGCGAGCCCAACGGGCACGGCAACCCTAACGAGGACGGCATCGCCGACACGCCGTCCAACGGAAACGCCCACAAGGACGGCGACTTTCTCGCCGACAGCCAGCTCAACGCCAACATGCACAGCAACTGGCACTCCGACGGCTGAGGCTACCTGCACGGCGACCGCTACGCCGACGCCCAGTGCCACCTGGACCGAAGCACCGACGGCGACATCCACCAGAACGGCCACTCATATGCCGAGCCCAACGCGGGCATGGACTGCCCAGCCGACTGCGACCGAGATTGCGTCGGAGACGGCAACACCCACGGCGACACCATCTCGCACGGCCGACCCAACGGCCACTCCATCGCCCTGGATTGGGCCCGTGCGTGTGCCCACTGTGACCTCCACGGCAACTGCGATCTGCACCGCGACGGCCACGCCATCAGAGTCGCAACTGCCGCCAACGGGTACCGTAGGGCCAACGCCGACCTCGTGCACGCTCATGTGCCCGCCGTGTCCCACGGCAACGCCGCAGATCTGCGTCTGTCCTCCATGCCCGACTCCATCGGTGGTGGCAGTGCCTACCGAGCCCCCTGTGCGTGTTGCCTCGCGCACAGCACAAGATGCGCGGGGGCCCGTCTGTATTCCCTGGCCCCTGCTGGCTCTCTTCGTGCTGTTCACGTTCAACCGGATACGAGGCGCGCTCCATGAGCGGAACCGTGTGCTTTCGCGATTGGCGAAGAAGGCTGCGCGCCTGCGAGCCTATCTTGAGGAGGAAACCTGGGATGAATGACTGGAACACGAGCCTGTTGATCGGAACTGTACTGAGCCTAATGGCGCTTTGCGTGATCATCGCGTGGGTGGGGGAGCGGATTCGGAATGCGATCCGCGAAGGGACTCTTGAGGCTCGGGCGCGCGGCGTCAAACGCTTAGCGCTGCTGCGCGATGCTATCGCCTTGAAGCGGGCGGACATTGTGGCGAAGTTGCCTGTGCACGACGGGAACTACGTCCAGAAGTTGAACCAGTTGGCGTTGGATGCCACGGGCGAGGATCAAGGAATGGATCAGGTGATTCGGATGGGGAATGCGCCTTGCCCCTATCTGGTTGGCCTGGGCGAGGGGTTTCAGGAGTGCGTCTTCGCGCTGGATGGGGAGGCGATGGTCAAGGCGGGCCTGGTGCCCAGGCGGGTGAGGTGGCATGCGGTGGATGCGGTGTCGGGCGACCTGTTCGCAGTGGAGACGCTGGAGGCCATCTATCGCCATCTGGCCGCGCGATACGGCGTCACGGACTTGGCGATTCCACATCGCATGGCGTGGTACGTGGCGATTGTGCCACCGAAGGAGGGGCGGCGATGAGACGGATCCGCATCCGGCACTTAATCCTCCTGCTTCTGCTAGGGACAGCGGTTTGGCTTGGGTATCGTGCGCTGCGCCAGCAGATGGTGCGAGCCCCCGAGGAGACTGGCGCTTCCTGGGAGCAGATCTTCGCCCGTCCGGTGCGATCGCTGGCGGTGTTGGGAGATTCACTCGTGCTAGGCACGTATCAAGGCAGCAGCATCCTCCAAGCCGACGGGAGGCTGGTGCACCTGGCCGCCGAACCCGCGGGGTCAGATTCCCCCTGGGCCGGTGCTGTCTTCGCGCTGGCTGTGGATGGCAAGAGGCGCAGGGTCTACGAAGGCCGGGATCAGGCCTACGAAGTGGGCATGCTTGACCTGCGCGAAGGCATGTGGCAGCCACTGCCCCGGTTCGGAGACTCACAGCGCTGGACGGTGTGGTCGCTGGCCGTTGGAGACGCCTTGTACGCAGGCACAGGGAAGGGGGTATGGATGCACCCGTCGGAGCCGGAGGGAGGTTGGCAACTCATCGGGCCTCCTGCTGGCCGCGCGCGGCTGCCTGTGTTCAGCCTGCTGTACACGGAGGAGGGATTGTACGTCGGGACATTTGACGGGGTTTGGCTGTACGCCGAGGGCGAGTGGCACCACCTGGTCGACGGGCCGCGTGCCAAGGTGCTGGCGCTAACGGG
It encodes:
- a CDS encoding CpaF family protein, whose product is MSNRALLNRVRAERVAVPALSGQAQDELTEAVRVAVTGEFLPEEILAPDEATRGRIRERIRFHVSEGAEQAGLGLSAAQENAVALQVERVLLGWGFLEEFLPPARDDLTEIALCPDGVLYLKVKGDARFRRVEGFDPPSPGEVRRVIQAILGPLGRRATEAEPIVSARLPRTERMPAGARVHVVLPPIVNGRGYPALNVRLFEESPITPERLLSWGALNEEMMGFLRQVIGARCSVLIAGGTGTGKTTLLNMVSEFIPRDDRVVSIEDTQELRLNVPHWVAMETRAPSIEGKYGVGALDLVNAALRMTPDWIIVGEVRAGDVAAGLLQTQISGHAGLSTIHARSPWEAVQTLILRCLQSGQFPKVEAIKVLIALAVDVMVQLEWDATGVRRVSRIAQVERDLKGGDVRLTDLFRWNPHAGEPTWERIGEYTRG
- the cpaB gene encoding Flp pilus assembly protein CpaB; translation: MKVRKGALPLVGIGVLGLITFAVVLAFLSGISRTADVVVAGRGLPAGARLTAEDVALKRIHASAVLEDALTDPADAVGQVLSAPRLPGEQITRSVVGDRAISGIAATLPPDWRAVAVRVDQATGLAGILRAGDRVEAVAVVDSQTLGYASTDGPGTLSRIVLHDLQVVLVPQSFRYEEAQVEPSGSMALAPVRTATSAQASSVIVLAAPVTPTVIALLPVDSPKGKAQGGTQPVTPTLSASPVELLALLNAKGTIHLALQPVEREIVPTDGVAWNDLVRDLAIPAEGGR
- a CDS encoding WD40 repeat domain-containing protein yields the protein MRRIRIRHLILLLLLGTAVWLGYRALRQQMVRAPEETGASWEQIFARPVRSLAVLGDSLVLGTYQGSSILQADGRLVHLAAEPAGSDSPWAGAVFALAVDGKRRRVYEGRDQAYEVGMLDLREGMWQPLPRFGDSQRWTVWSLAVGDALYAGTGKGVWMHPSEPEGGWQLIGPPAGRARLPVFSLLYTEEGLYVGTFDGVWLYAEGEWHHLVDGPRAKVLALTGFTWKGRRMLAAGTGDGLFLQADADPWQRVEGKYAGDPVVYSLVFDERDGALFAGTADGVVRLDVASGEGPMRWEKVGLSGPVMALAWHDGALFAGGDGGVFVWRERR